A single region of the Plasmodium reichenowi strain SY57 chromosome 9, whole genome shotgun sequence genome encodes:
- a CDS encoding pre-mRNA-splicing factor ATP-dependent RNA helicase PRP43, putative, whose translation MSEEEDNQSNNISLERNTVSEECTNSMNERTKKKKLDNIINEENNKKIKLNNNCYEQDDDEKNLFDNNKINEYNILDKDNKNVDSNITNNINLNKCNVKVENNILNNITNVQNDILSKENNNNNDNNNYNNIQPTTHTSVVTNNEDDSMINKLTNQKYSQRYLQLLEEKKKLPAWSAKKNFLKLLKKNNVLIIVGDTGSGKTTQISQFVLESKYAEKKSIAVTQPRRVAAMSVAARVSEELDVELGTYVGYTIRFEDKSSNKTIIKYLTDGMLLRESMSDPLLTKYNTIILDEAHERTLATDILFGVIKNIQEKRNDLKLIVMSATLDAEKFQKFFNNSKILNIPGRLFPVEIFYTLQAEKDYVKVVIRTVYDIHINEEEGDILVFLTGEEEIEMTKKEIERVVSRNMNAGQLVVLPLYSSLPPAQQQKIFEPPPKPRFKGDKNGRKCILATNIAETSITIDGIVYVIDPGFSKQKVYNPRARIESLLIAPISKASAQQRAGRAGRTKPGKCFRLYTEKCFEETLPEQTYPEILRSNLGSVVLNLKKLGIDDLVHFDFMDPPAPETLMRALEQLNYLGALDDEGDLTNKGHLMSEFPVDPQLAKVLIESPNYSCSSEILTIAAMLSVPNCFLRPKVKVKEADEMKMRFSHLDGDHLTLLNVFHAYVKHALVDTNESKKFCFEYFLNHRAMTSAQNVRQQLLRIMERLNLKILSIKPSNPEYYINIRKALLSGFYQQVAYKTSKGYYITVKDIQMVTLHPSTVFQMNPEWVVYHELLLTSKNFIRTVTKIEGKWLLEIARNYYNLEDLPNSEAKNELKMLHKKLNH comes from the coding sequence ATGAGCGAAGAGGAAGATAATCAATCCAATAATATTTCGCTAGAACGAAATACTGTATCAGAAGAATGTACAAATAGTATGAATGAACgtaccaaaaaaaaaaaactagataatataataaatgaggaaaataataagaagataaaattaaataataattgttaTGAACAAGATGATGACGAAAAAAACTtatttgataataataagataaatgaatataatattcttgataaagataataaaaatgtggATTCTAATATAactaataatataaatctAAATAAGTGCAATGTTAAGgtagaaaataatattttaaataatattacaaatgtacaaaatgatatattatctaaagaaaataataataataatgataataataattacaatAATATTCAACCTACTACTCATACAAGTGTCGTCACTAATAATGAGGACGATTCAATGATTAACAAATTGACCAATCAAAAATACAGTCAGAGATATCTACAACTTTTagaagagaaaaaaaagttacCAGCATGGAGTGCAAAAAAGaactttttaaaattgctcaaaaaaaataatgtacTAATTATCGTTGGTGATACAGGTAGTGGAAAAACAACACAAATATCTCAATTCGTTTTAGAATCAAAATATGCGGAAAAAAAATCTATAGCTGTTACACAACCAAGAAGGGTAGCAGCTATGAGCGTAGCTGCGCGAGTATCCGAAGAATTAGATGTTGAATTAGGTACTTACGTTGGTTATACCATAAGATTTGAAGATAAATCTAGTAATAAAactataataaaatatttaacaGATGGTATGTTATTAAGAGAATCTATGAGTGATCCTCTgttaacaaaatataatactaTAATATTAGATGAAGCACATGAAAGGACATTAGCTACggatatattatttggcgtcataaaaaatattcaagaaaaaagaaatgatttaaaattaatagtAATGTCTGCAACATTAGATGCAGAAAAGTTtcaaaaattttttaataattcaaaaattttaaatataccAGGAAGATTATTTCCTGTggaaatattttatactCTACAAGCTGAAAAAGATTATGTAAAGGTTGTAATTAGGACAGTATAtgatatacatataaatgaagaagaagGAGATATTTTGGTTTTTTTAACGGGTGAAGAAGAAATTGAAATGAcgaaaaaagaaattgaAAGAGTTGTTTCAAGAAATATGAATGCTGGTCAACTGGTTGTACTTCCTTTATATTCATCTTTACCACCTGCACAACAgcaaaaaatatttgaacCACCACCAAAACCTAGATTTAAAGGTGATAAAAATGGACGAAAATGTATATTAGCAACAAATATTGCAGAAACATCTATAACTATTGATGGTATTGTCTATGTAATTGATCCAGGTTTTTCAAAACAAAAAGTATATAATCCTAGGGCTCGTATTGAGTCCTTACTCATTGCACCAATATCTAAAGCTTCTGCTCAACAAAGAGCTGGAAGAGCTGGTAGAACTAAACCAGGAAAATGTTTTAGATTATATACTGAAAAATGTTTTGAAGAAACCTTACCAGAACAAACATATCCAGAAATATTAAGATCGAATTTAGGTTCAGTtgtattaaatttaaagaaattaGGCATCGATGATTTAGTTCATTTTGATTTTATGGACCCGCCTGCTCCAGAAACATTGATGAGAGCATTAGAAcaattaaattatttggGAGCTTTAGATGACGAAGGAGATTTAACAAACAAAGGACATTTAATGTCTGAATTCCCTGTAGATCCTCAGCTAGCGAAAGTGTTAATTGAATCCCCAAATTATTCATGTTCTAGTGAAATATTAACTATAGCTGCAATGTTATCTGTTCCTAATTGTTTTCTAAGACCAAAGGTAAAGGTTAAAGAAGCAGatgaaatgaaaatgaGATTCTCACATTTAGATGGCGATCATTTAACTTTACTTAATGTATTTCATGCATATGTAAAACATGCACTTGTTGATACAAATGAATCAAAGAAATTTTgttttgaatattttttaaatcataGAGCTATGACATCGGCGCAAAATGTAAGACAACAATTATTAAGAATTATGGAAAgattaaatttaaaaattctTTCTATTAAACCTTCAAACCctgaatattatataaatattagGAAAGCCTTATTAAGTGGATTTTATCAACAAGTAGCATATAAAACAAGTAAAGGATATTACATTACTGTTAAAGATATACAAATGGTGACCTTACACCCATCTACCGTCTTTCAAATGAATCCAGAATGGGTAGTATATCATGAACTCTTATTAACTagtaaaaattttataagaaCTGTAACAAAAATTGAGGGGAAGTGGCTCCTAGAAATAGCTcgaaattattataacttAGAAGATCTTCCGAATAGTGAAGCAAAAAATGAGCTGAAAATGTTGCATAAAAAATTGAACCattga